The proteins below are encoded in one region of Streptomyces roseirectus:
- the miaA gene encoding tRNA (adenosine(37)-N6)-dimethylallyltransferase MiaA: MSSAPPAPRVIAVVGPTAAGKSDLGVFLAQRLGGEVINSDSMQLYRGMDIGTAKLTIEERGGVPHHLLDIWDVTETASVAEYQRLARARIDALLAEGRWPILVGGSGLYVRGAVDNLEFPGTDPEVRARLEDELALRGSGALHARLAAADPDAARAILPGNGRRIVRALEVIEITGRPFTANLPGHDSVYDTVQIGVDVARPELDERIALRVDRMWEAGLVDEVRALEAQGLRDGLTASRALGYQQILAALSGECTEDEARAETVRATKRFARRQDSWFRRDPRVHWLSGGAADREELPRLASALVERPVTA; encoded by the coding sequence GTGAGCAGCGCACCCCCCGCCCCCCGAGTCATCGCCGTCGTCGGACCGACTGCGGCCGGAAAATCCGATCTGGGGGTCTTCCTGGCCCAGCGGTTGGGCGGTGAGGTCATCAACTCCGACTCCATGCAGCTCTACCGGGGAATGGACATCGGTACCGCCAAGCTAACGATCGAGGAGCGCGGCGGAGTTCCCCACCACCTCCTGGACATCTGGGACGTCACCGAGACCGCGTCCGTCGCCGAGTACCAGCGCCTCGCCCGCGCGCGGATCGACGCGCTGCTCGCCGAGGGCCGCTGGCCGATCCTGGTCGGCGGCTCCGGCCTGTACGTCCGCGGCGCGGTCGACAACCTGGAGTTCCCCGGCACCGACCCCGAGGTGCGCGCCCGCCTGGAGGACGAGCTGGCCCTGCGCGGCTCCGGCGCCCTGCACGCGCGCCTGGCAGCGGCCGACCCGGACGCCGCGCGCGCGATCCTGCCGGGCAACGGGCGCCGTATCGTCCGGGCCCTCGAAGTGATCGAGATCACCGGCAGGCCCTTCACCGCCAACCTCCCGGGCCACGATTCGGTCTACGACACCGTCCAGATCGGCGTCGACGTCGCCCGCCCGGAACTCGATGAACGCATCGCCCTGAGGGTCGACCGCATGTGGGAGGCCGGACTCGTCGACGAGGTGCGCGCACTGGAGGCGCAGGGGTTGCGCGACGGGCTCACCGCCTCGCGCGCGCTGGGCTACCAGCAGATCCTGGCGGCCCTCTCCGGCGAGTGCACCGAGGACGAGGCGCGGGCGGAGACCGTCCGCGCCACCAAGCGCTTCGCGCGCCGTCAGGATTCGTGGTTCAGGCGCGATCCCAGGGTGCACTGGTTGAGTGGGGGCGCGGCGGACCGCGAGGAACTTCCGCGCCTCGCATCGGCGTTGGTCGAACGACCGGTTACAGCCTGA
- a CDS encoding antitoxin gives MGLMDNLKAKLAPAKDKVSDLAQQHGGKIQDGIEKAAKAVDERTKGKYSDKIHSGTDKAKDAVDRIAHKDDGTTGTPPSAPPPAS, from the coding sequence ATGGGTCTCATGGACAATTTGAAGGCCAAGCTCGCCCCGGCCAAGGACAAGGTCTCCGACCTCGCACAGCAGCACGGGGGCAAGATCCAGGACGGCATCGAGAAGGCCGCCAAGGCGGTCGACGAGCGGACCAAGGGCAAGTACAGCGACAAGATCCACTCCGGTACCGACAAGGCCAAGGACGCCGTGGACCGCATCGCGCACAAGGACGACGGCACGACCGGCACTCCGCCGAGCGCGCCGCCCCCGGCGTCCTGA
- a CDS encoding class III extradiol dioxygenase subunit B-like domain-containing protein gives MLVAAAVCPCPPLLVPEIAAGAAPELDAARAACLDALGVIAAARPDRLVVVGPAAEHGCGPYAQGTPGSFRGFGADIVVRLGQGDGDGDGSGRLLPPSLAVGAWLLGKVGWGDAPIEGLGVGEPFGAEQCVRFGREAAERAERVALLVMGDASACRTLKAPGYLDERAAPFDAEAGQALGKADVTALEAMDVELARQLMVSGRAPWQVLAGAGKDAGLSGELLYEDAPYGVGYVVATWS, from the coding sequence ATGCTTGTCGCCGCCGCAGTCTGTCCCTGTCCGCCGCTCCTGGTGCCCGAGATCGCCGCGGGAGCAGCGCCCGAACTGGACGCCGCCAGAGCCGCCTGCCTGGACGCACTGGGTGTGATCGCCGCCGCCCGCCCCGACCGGCTCGTGGTCGTGGGCCCCGCGGCGGAACACGGGTGCGGCCCGTACGCGCAGGGGACGCCGGGGTCGTTCCGGGGGTTCGGCGCCGACATCGTCGTCCGGCTGGGGCAGGGCGACGGGGACGGCGACGGGAGCGGGCGGCTACTGCCGCCGTCGCTCGCGGTGGGGGCCTGGCTGCTCGGGAAGGTCGGCTGGGGGGATGCCCCGATCGAGGGACTTGGGGTCGGGGAGCCCTTCGGTGCGGAGCAGTGCGTGCGGTTCGGGCGGGAGGCCGCCGAGCGGGCCGAGCGGGTCGCGCTGCTGGTGATGGGCGACGCGAGCGCGTGCCGGACGCTGAAGGCGCCGGGCTACCTCGACGAGCGGGCGGCGCCCTTCGACGCGGAGGCGGGCCAGGCGCTCGGCAAGGCGGACGTGACGGCGCTCGAAGCCATGGACGTCGAGCTGGCCCGCCAGCTCATGGTGTCGGGCCGGGCGCCCTGGCAGGTCCTGGCGGGCGCGGGCAAGGACGCGGGGCTCAGCGGCGAGCTGCTGTACGAGGACGCGCCGTACGGCGTCGGGTACGTGGTCGCGACCTGGTCGTAG